A single genomic interval of Mycolicibacterium holsaticum DSM 44478 = JCM 12374 harbors:
- a CDS encoding MBL fold metallo-hydrolase, translating to MTTTRELHGHVQADGIGVAAMPIGVNHIETVNVYIIEDGDSVTLVDCGMWRPGEPDDGLTVLRDALNVRGYVLEDISRIIVTHAHIDHYGMAGRLMELTGAELFMHAMTDLDCEKYRHPATAQARKRDTYSDHGVAEGEMASFADTLVEWLPYLHSVVEASTRMHGGEVIDIGARQWQVLHTPGHSLGHICLWSPTDKLLFSGDHLLPAVTPPVTFERGFDKDPLRSYLESLKLVAEHDPALVMPGHGRPFADGRRRVDAILRNKQRRLDAIHAMIRSRPCTVREIADNHVAKTLLKFQRNLAMAETLAHLAYLRWQGLIERRTRENGVYEWYSTGGSAP from the coding sequence GTGACGACGACCCGGGAACTCCATGGCCACGTGCAGGCCGACGGCATCGGGGTCGCGGCAATGCCCATCGGCGTCAACCACATCGAGACCGTCAACGTCTACATCATCGAAGACGGCGACTCGGTGACGCTGGTGGACTGCGGCATGTGGCGGCCCGGGGAACCCGACGACGGCTTGACGGTGCTGCGGGACGCCCTCAACGTCCGCGGCTATGTGCTCGAAGACATTTCACGGATCATCGTCACCCACGCCCACATCGACCACTACGGCATGGCCGGCCGGTTGATGGAACTCACCGGCGCCGAACTGTTCATGCACGCCATGACGGACCTGGACTGCGAAAAGTACCGGCATCCGGCCACGGCCCAGGCGCGCAAGCGCGACACGTACAGCGATCACGGGGTGGCGGAAGGCGAAATGGCGTCGTTCGCCGACACGCTCGTCGAGTGGCTGCCGTACCTGCATTCGGTCGTCGAGGCCTCCACCCGGATGCACGGCGGCGAGGTCATCGACATCGGCGCGCGCCAGTGGCAGGTCCTGCATACCCCGGGCCACTCACTTGGCCACATCTGCCTGTGGTCCCCGACCGACAAGTTGCTGTTCTCCGGCGATCACCTGCTGCCTGCCGTCACCCCGCCGGTCACCTTCGAGCGCGGGTTCGACAAGGACCCCCTGCGCAGCTATCTGGAATCACTCAAGCTGGTCGCCGAGCACGATCCCGCGCTGGTGATGCCGGGCCACGGACGTCCGTTCGCCGACGGCCGGCGCCGGGTCGACGCGATATTGCGCAACAAACAACGTCGGCTCGACGCCATTCACGCGATGATCCGCAGCAGACCCTGCACCGTCCGCGAAATCGCGGACAACCATGTGGCCAAGACACTGTTGAAGTTCCAACGAAACCTCGCGATGGCCGAAACGCTCGCGCATCTGGCCTACCTGCGCTGGCAGGGGCTCATCGAACGCCGAACCCGCGAAAACGGTGTCTACGAATGGTATTCCACCGGCGGGTCCGCGCCGTGA